In Equus asinus isolate D_3611 breed Donkey chromosome 13, EquAss-T2T_v2, whole genome shotgun sequence, one DNA window encodes the following:
- the NUFIP2 gene encoding FMR1-interacting protein NUFIP2, with product MEEKPGQPQPQHHHSHHHPHHHPQQQQQQPHHHHHYYFYNHSHNHHHHHHHQQPHQYLQHGAEGSPKAQPKPLKHEQKHALQQHQETPKKKTGYGELNGNAGDREISLKSLSSDEATNPISRVLNGNQQVVDTNLKQTVKANTFGKAGIKTRNFIQKNSMDKKNGKSYENKSGENQSLDKTDTVAIPNGVVTNNSGYITNGYMGKGADNDGSGSESGYTTPKKRKARRNSAKGCENLNLVQDKIMQQETSVPTLKQGLETFKPDYSEQKGNRVDGSKPIWKYETGPGGTSRGKPAVGDMLRKSSDIKPGVSSKKFDDRPKGKHASAVTSKEDSWTLFKPPPVFPVDNSSAKIVPKISYASKVKENLNKTVQNSSVSPSSSSSSSSSTGETQTQSSSRLSQVPMSALKSVTSASFSNGPVLAGTDAGVYSPGGQPLLTTAANTLTPISSGTDSVLQDMSLTSAAVEQIKSSLFIYPSNMQTVLLSTAQVDLPSQTDQQNLGDIFQNQWGLSFINEPSAGPETVIGKSSDHKVMEVTFQGEYPATLVSQGAEIIPSGTEHPVFPKAYELEKRTSPQVLGSILKSGTISESGALSLEPSHIGDLQKADTSSQGALVFLSKDYEIENQNPLASPTNTLLGSAKEQRYQRGLERNDSWGSFDLRAAIVYHTKEMESVWNLQKQDPKRIITYNEAMDSPDQ from the exons ATGGAGGAGAAGCCCGGCCAGCCACAGCCTCAGCACCATCACAGCCACCACCATCCGCACCATcatccccagcagcagcagcagcagccgcacCACCATCACCATTATTATTTCTACAACCATAGCCacaaccaccatcaccaccaccatcaccagcaGCCTCACCAATACTTGCAGCATGGAGCCGAGGGCAGCCCCAAGGCCCAGCCAAAGCCGCTGAAACATGAGCAGAAACACGCCCTCCAGCAGCACCAGGAAACGCCGAAGAAGAAAACAG GCTATGGCGAACTAAATGGTAATGCTGGAGACAGAGAAATATCTTTAAAGAGCCTGAGTTCTGATGAAGCTACCAACCCTATTTCTAGGGTCCTCAATGGCAACCAACAAGTTGTAGACACTAATCTAAAGCAGACTGTAAAGGCCAACACCTTTGGGAAAGCAGGAATTAAAACCAGGAATTTCATTCAGAAAAACAGTATGGACAAAAAGAATGGGAAGTCTTATGAAAATAAATCTGGAGAGAACCAGTCTTTAGACAAGACTGATACCGTAGCAATTCCAAATGGTGTTGTAACAAATAATTCTGGCTATATTACTAATGGTTATATGGGCAAAGGAGCAGATAATGATGGTAGTGGTTCTGAGAGCGGATATACCACtcctaaaaaaaggaaagctaGGCGCAATAGTGCCAAGGGTTGTGAAAACCTTAATTTAGTGCAGGACAAAATAATGCAACAAGAGACCAGTGTCCCAACCTTAAAACAGGGACTTGAAACTTTCAAGCCTGACTACAGTGAACAAAAGGGAAATCGAGTAGATGGTTCCAAGCCTATTTGGAAGTATGAAACTGGGCCTGGAGGAACAAGTCGAGGAAAACCTGCTGTAGGTGATATGCTGCGGAAAAGCTCTGATATTAAACCTGGTGTGAGCAGCAAAAAGTTTGATGATCGGCCCAAAGGAAAGCATGCTTCTGCTGTTACCTCCAAAGAGGACTCGTGGACCCTATTTAAACCACCCCCAGTTTTTCCAGTGGACAATAGCAGTGCTAAAATAGTTCCTAAAATAAGTTATGCAAGCAAAGTTAAGGAAAACCTCAACAAAACTGTACAGAATTCTTCTGTGTCACCGTCTTCATCTTCATCCTCTTCGTCATCTACTGGAGAAACTCAGACCCAGTCTTCAAGTCGGTTATCCCAGGTCCCTATGTCAGCACTGAAATCTGTTACTTCGGCCAGCTTTTCTAATGGGCCTGTATTAGCAGGGACTGATGCAGGTGTATATTCTCCAGGGGGTCAGCCACTGCTAACTACTGCTGCTAATACTCTAACACCCATCTCTTCTGGGACTGATTCAGTTCTCCAGGACATGAGTCTGACTTCAGCAGCTGTTGAACAAATTAAGTCTAGCCTTTTTATCTACCCTTCAAATATGCAAACTGTGCTACTGAGCACAGCACAAGTGGATCTACCCTCTCAGACAGATCAGCAAAACCTAGGGGATATCTTCCAGAATCAGTGGGGTTTATCATTTATAAATGAGCCCAGTGCTGGCCCTGAGACTGTTATTGGGAAGTCGTCAGATCATAAAGTGATGGAGGTGACGTTTCAAGGGGAATATCCTGCCACTTTGGTTTCACAGGGTGCTGAAATAATCCCCTCAGGAACTGAGCATCCTGTGTTTCCCAAGGCTTATGAGCTGGAGAAACGGACTAGTCCTCAAGTTCTGGGTAGCATTCTAAAATCCGGGACTATTAGTGAGAGTGGAGCCTTATCCTTGGAACCCAGTCATATAGGTGACCTGCAAAAAGCAGACACCAGTAGTCAAGGTGCTTTAGTGTTTCTCTCAAAGGACTACGAGATAGAAAATCAAAATCCTCTGGCGTCTCCTACGAACACTTTGTTAGGTTCCGCCAAAGAACAGAGATACCAGAGAGGCCTAGAAAGGAATGATAGCTGGGGTTCTTTTGACCTGAGGGCTGCTATTGTATATCACACTAAAG